ATGCATTTTCGGTTCTTGAGCCGGTTCCATCCATAAGCGGAATCATGACAGCCATTGATCAACCGCTCGCAAGATTTGACGTGGAATCAGTCTATATTGTCGGGCCGTCTGATTCTGTTGACTGGGCAGCCATGGGCGTAAAGGCGGATTCTCTCTGGGCGATTCACAGGCCTTTATATTTCAGGGCGGAAACCCGTCTTCCATATGCTGATGAGGATCTGAACACCTGGACGGCGGCAATGATCAAAAAGCGTCAGGGATTCAGCCACAGATTCGTGATCGTATGTTCAGCTTTTGGAGAAGCCTCTGACATAACAGGCAAGCGCATCACAAGGAACTGGGCAGGTCTTCTTGCCGGAAGGGTTCTTTCAATCCCTGTCATGAGGGCCGCTGGCCGAGTACGTGACGGAGGAATTTCCCAGGGCGCGCTGCCTTCAGGCTTCACGGACGCGATGCAGAAACAGCTCGAAGCATCCGGGTTTGTGACTGCCAAGTATTACGCCGGGCTTGAATCTCCTTACTGGGGAGACTCAAGGACAATGGCGGACGCGACAAGCGACTACAGGTATGAGGAAGTGCTCCGTGTCGTGTTCAAGGCTGTTAGGCTGGCAAGAATCGCGGCCCTGAAAGCTCTTTATGATGAAGCCGGAGATCCTGTGCGTGAAGGCGGAGCCAGCGGAATCAACTATCTCAAGGCAAGTATAGAAACGGCGCTTGGAACAATGACGGCTTCTGTGCCCCAGGAAATGGCCGGTTACAAGGTCAGCATCCCGACAGGCCAGGACATCGTAAATAATGGTGTGGCTGTGGAAATGACCCTGATCGGCATACCGATCATAAGATCCATCAAGCTCTATGCTGGCTACACATATGCGGGCGGATCCTTTGACCCAAGGCTGAAACAGGCCAGCTAAAACAGGAGGTACTAAATGCCTATTAACGGAAATCTTTATGACTGGGAAGGAATAGAAATCCAGCTGCCTTCCGGCGGAGCTGTGGGCATAACCGAAATCAGCT
Above is a window of Desulforegula conservatrix Mb1Pa DNA encoding:
- a CDS encoding DUF2586 domain-containing protein, with translation MGDVLEFLNDGISGISPGDVSGSVMVAGVCSTGTPGKAYLLGRSSDLNALLGVGPLVDRLRDIFATSGQDSVVIAVPVAGLPGGYISPVRHTGTGPDGTATGSPTLNADVVVEIVVGGALATATYKLSTNGGSTFGTTTPTAANGQITVPATGATLTLSAGTHIAGDRYMFAVRTPIGPVTKTGTGPDITASGTPKAGADILLTIVAGGALNTATYTLSLDGGDSTSQVQTVPLSGVIACGDIGVTITATGTQVAGTIYAFSVLEPVPSISGIMTAIDQPLARFDVESVYIVGPSDSVDWAAMGVKADSLWAIHRPLYFRAETRLPYADEDLNTWTAAMIKKRQGFSHRFVIVCSAFGEASDITGKRITRNWAGLLAGRVLSIPVMRAAGRVRDGGISQGALPSGFTDAMQKQLEASGFVTAKYYAGLESPYWGDSRTMADATSDYRYEEVLRVVFKAVRLARIAALKALYDEAGDPVREGGASGINYLKASIETALGTMTASVPQEMAGYKVSIPTGQDIVNNGVAVEMTLIGIPIIRSIKLYAGYTYAGGSFDPRLKQAS